CCTAGCGGTTACAAGCAGCTCCAATATGTCTGAAGTGTGCATGTACATTTATAGTGCAAACACACTACCGTGTTTTTTCTGTAAATAAAAGTTTTGCATAATAACTGAATCAGCGTATCGAATTTATTTGAGCAAGtgtattgcatttatttttgaCCGCTGGGGGGCGCGGCCGTCATTCAGAGCTTCTCCGCGCGCTCCCGCTGATCTCACTGACCGCAGGATCGCTCCTACCGCTGAAGTTACACCCCACCTTATGGCTCACTACCATATGTGATCCTGCTCTCCTCAAATCTCGTTATTTTAAACGGTCCTGCTGACTTCCTCTCCACTGAAATGGATCTGTACCTTCAGCGAGGTTCTCCTCAGTAGCCGGCGAGAGAGCTCCCTGGTCCACTGCCATGGCAGTCTCCGAACTGTACTCAAAGGTAACTACAGCATAATAATCTTACCATAATAAAAACGTATCTTCCTTACTTAGttttcaaacaattaaatgactTGCCATCATCCACTGATAAGTTCGTTGACTCTTAAATTGTCGTGATTTGTGTCCTGTCTATTCAAGTAAAGGTTTGTTTTATCGGTGTTAGTGTAGCGTTTCAAGATGTTTATTTTGGACTTGTTCCCCAGTCGGCCCGGGTCTGGCTCCCTGACCccgaggaggtgtggaggtccGCGGAGCTCACCAGAGCCTTCACCCCCGGAGACCAAGTCCTATCACTACGACTGGAGGACGGCtcggtgagagacagacagtggaTAGGGAATTTATGCAAAATAGACCATGCAGAATAACACTATTGCTCGAGTATTTTACTTGGTTATGTTAGACATAGAGAACAAGTGTAGCCTATTCACATCGATGTATTCAATATTTGATAGTCTGGCGTTTCTAGTCAAAGCTTTCGGTGCCTGCCGTTATTAGATCAAGTTTGGGCTTGCATGGTATGGTAACGAGGCCTCAATAGTTGTTCAGGCAAAGGTAAGCCTAAGAAAATTGAGTCATGCAGAAattctctaaccctaaccccctgcATGATCCCAGGTGTTGGAACACAGAATTGACCTAAAAAGCAACAGATTACCACCCCTGAGAAACCCTAACCTCCTGGTGGGGGAGAATGACCTGACAGCGCTGAGCTACCTCCACGAACCGGCCGTCCTGCACAACCTCAAAGTGCGCTTCACAGACTCCAAGCTCATTTACACATATTGTGGTAATGAGCCCTTCTCTCGTGTGACTCACTATCATCGTGCCACTGTAGACTTTGGAGCCGTGTTCACAGTGCAGTATGGCACAATCAGACAAGATGCAATGATAATGCACTCAACTACTCATGTTCTCATTGTATTAAAGCTGAAGAATATGAAATGGGAAATATTTAACCACATCCTCTGGTTATTTATTATGTATGCATTCTATCCAATGGCTCAATAACCTTCTGCGCTGAATAAGCATACACATAATAGTGGATGAGGTTATGATACAGGAAGTAGACACTGCATATTACGTCAACTGAAACACATCTGACTGAACTGGGACTAACATGGACTGATGGGTTAAACTGGTGGTCTGTGGCCCTGTTCCAGGCATCGTGCTGGTGGCCATCAACCCGTACAGCAGCCTGCCCATCTACGAGGCGGACATCATCCATGCCTACAGCGGGCAGACCCTGGGCGACATGGACCCCCACATATTTGCCGTGGCCGAGGAGGCATACAAAAACATGGCCAGGTCTTTAAACAACGAAGACGAAGCAGACTGCGACTCCTTGATAGAGACCGTTTCATTTGTGGTGTCACATTACATTCCACAGCAgatctggaaaaaaaaaaattacccaTCCACAACTAGAGATTTTCTGATACCATTTTTTCCTTCCCGATATTGATTCAGATTCCTGAACTTGACTATCGGCCGATTCCGACTATATACAGATACAGCATATAGCATTGTAATTACTAATAACACTTGTTCTTATTGGAAGGTAATCTTTCAATGACAGCAATGTACACTCTGTTCACTTACTGTTGGCAAAATATTTGTACATAACTAGatcatatacattttaaatctataattataaaaatacatttgtattcttgaATGCACGGTCGGAGATGACACGTTTCCCATTCCGACTTTCCACCTCCGTtaacgaacgcagcataacaccACAAGTGTTTTTGTGAGGGTCTTTACGTCTGTATTAAATAAGTATTGGTGGAATTTTCAATTGGAATCGTATCGGAACACCTCTATCAACTATAAACTCCCTTTTCCTCCCCAAGGGACGAGAGGAACCAGTCTGTGATCGTCAGCGGGGAGTCTGGGGCCGGGAAGACCGTCTCGGCCAAGTACGTGATGCGGTACTTTGCCACGGTCAGCCGCTCCTCGGTGCAGGCCAATGTGGAGGATAAGGTGCTGGCCTCCAATCCCATCATGGAGGTAGGGGAGGACACCCTCAGGGGACAGACCACAGCAGTACACAGTTTGAACTGGTGGCCAGTAACCCTCCCTCAATGCACGTCTCTGATCAAAGGCCATCGGGAATGCGAAGACGACCCGGAACGACAACAGCAGCCGGTTTGGAAAGTACATTGAGATAGGCTTTGACAAGAAGAACCGCATCATCGGGGCCATGATGAAGACCTACCTTCTGGAGAAATCGAGAGTGGTTTTCCAGGTCAACTTAACAGCACAAATGATAACTAGTGATTCTTAATTCTTGGATTTCAACAGACCTAGGCTTTGAATTTGGGTTCTTGTTGAAATAGTCTCATGTATGAGTATAACTTTTTTATGAAATAAGTTTAACTTACAAAGTATAAATACATTGATTTAAACACAGTTATTCCTCTTCTGTCTTCATGTCTTTTAGCCTCTTGGAGAAAGGAACTACCATATATTGTATCAGCTGTGTGCCTCCTCTCACCTGCCAGAGTTCAAAGATTTCAAGTTAAGTGAGTGATTTGTGTTAATGACATGCAGCCTTTTGAAACATCTTTGAAAGTGTTATTTTTCACTGTAGATACATGCTCTGTAGAGAGTCCTATCTGGATCCACCTGCGATGTGAAGATAACAGAATGCATGTTATTTTTTGTAATGTCAAGGCTGTGCTGATGACTACCTCTGCACCAACCAAGGCCAGTGCCTGGCTATAGAGGGCGTGGATGATGCTGCAGATATGTCTGAAACTAGGAGAGCCTTAACATTGCTAGGTAGGTGGGGTTATGGTGTTTATTTTCATTCAGACGCTGCCAGAACAATACTTTACTCACAGCCCACATCACAATAGACACATGGATGTCCGCTGTCGGTAAGAACTAAATTGCTACATCCATTAAGCAAAATTCATGTATTCAGTCAGTATACTCAATCAGCTTCCCAACACATATGTGTAGGTGACCCTAAAATTAGACTAATAATGACATAATACCTTTGACAGGATTCAGTGACAGTGACCAAATGTCACTTTTCCGAATCCTTGCTGCCATTCTTCACTTCAGCAACGTAGAAGTGAAGGCTCAGTCAgcagacagcagcagcatcacggTAGGCACGGAGACCTAGACCTGGCTACCTCTGATACATCAGCATACATCTGCATCCCATCGACATGCTTTGTGATGTTCCCAGCCAGACCAACACCACCTGGCTATGTTCTGTGAGCTGATGGGGGTGGCCTACCAGGACATGGCCTACTGGTTATGCCACAGGAAGCTCAGGACGGCCACAGAAACCTTTGTCAAGACTCTCTCCAAGGTGTCCGCGGTCAACGGGCGAGATGCCCTAGCCAAGCACATCTACGCCAAGATGTTTGGCTGGATCGTAGACAGCATCAACCGGACCTTGAAGTTTGCCGCCACCCGTCGCTGCTTCATTGGCATTCTGGACATCTACGGGTATTTTAAGTTCTTGGTGTCGTTTCAgtattctttgtgtgtttttaatttccTGTTTTTCTACAGATATTGCCGGAGGAAGCAATGCCTGAGTTCTCATTGTTTTCCATATCTATTTGTTTTCAGATTTGAAACATTTGATGTCAACAGTTTTGAACAGTTTTGCATCAATTATGCCAATGAGAAACTCCAGCAGCAGTTCAACCTGGTAGGTGCTGCACTCCGATGGCATCTGGCCACGCCTTGAGCCAAAACTGGGCCTGACTCAATGGTCCCTCTCTGCAGCACGTCTTCaagctggagcaggaggagtacaTGAAGGAGGAGATCCCCTGGTCCCTCATCGACTTCTCAGACAACGAGCCCTGCATCCGCCTGATCGAGGCCAGGATGGGCGTCCTGGACCTACTGGACGAGGAGTGCAAGGTAGGCTCTCCTGATTGGGCTTCGATGATTGTTCACAATGGACCAACATTTACTGTGATCATAGTTTCAGCCATCTgttcaaaaaaaaacatctgggAGCAGCATGACAGCGGCATATGTTTTATTAAAAGGTCTGAAATGGTTATCCTTAGGTATTGTATAAGAAGGGCTTAAGTTGAGGTAGACTTTTGGCTTTGTCAGGTCATGGTCAGGGCCAGAAcagcctcacacactcacatttgTCTCAGAACGATGGTGCCCGCCCTCCTAACTTCCTCTTGATTGTTTGTTCAATGTTTCTGCACCGGTCGACCGGCTCAGATAATTTTTTCCGAGACCATTCTTTGCCCACAGTTAACATGCAACGCATTGTCAGTACAGTCAAAATGTCAGTCTCGGTACAGAACCAGGATATGCTGCATGTAGCCCATTTAACCCATTGATCACGCCAACGTCTGAGCAACACCACTACGTGTCACGTTTGTTTCATGTTTCTGTTGTTAAAGGGTGGCTGGCTGTGAGCCAGCCAAGTCATGGCATTTCCTATATGAGTCATCATGTCTCAATCCTTCCGTCCTTTCCTGCCCTTAGATGCCCAAAGGCTCTGATGACACGTGGGTCCAGAAACTGTATACCACCCTCCTGAAACAGAACGTTCATTTTGACAAGCCCAGACTGTCCAACACGGCTTTTATCATCCACCACTTTGCAGACAAGGTACATATGCAGTAGGAGCAGTATATCTAAAAAGACGTATAGGAAAGACAATTCATGGTTCTGTACACCAGTTCTCCCCCGTTAGTTCAGGGTGTCTGACTGTAGGCCAGTTCTCCCCCGTTAGTTCAGGGTGACTGACTGTAGGCCTTTGTCTACCAGGTGGAGTACCAGTGTGATGGCTTCCTGGAGAAGAACAAGGACACTGTCAATGAGGAGCATATAAATGTTCTGAAAATGAGCAAGGTGAAACCAGTCTcttatttttcagttttttccaTGGAATGCAGTCTCAAGGCAGGGGGAAACACAAAAGTTCACTCAGGAAATGTACTGTCAGTTAGCAATGCCTGCTTCTGCTGTGGTAAATGTACACACCCTAGGTTTGTGGAAACACCAGGTTGTTAGGAAATATGTCTAATTATACCATAAAGCGGGAAACACTGCCACCAGCAGGCAGTGTTGGCAATGCCAGCCACATTCGATAACTCCCCTCACTGTCATTATTTTTCACTTTAGTTTGATTTGCTAGTGATGCTTTTggaagagcaagagacagacacaaacagcacCAGTTCCACATCGAAGAGGTGCCGTCAAGGTCCGGCTAGTAAAGTTCACAAGAAGACTGTTGGACTGCAGGTGAGAGAACCGAGTTAGAACCACAAGAAAAATAActcaaaaaaagaggaaaaacaaacacaatggttTCTTGGTAATGTCAGTCTGACAGAGTCTTTGGATATTTCCTCACACTGCCCCTTCATCAATGTTTCACGTCCTTTTCTTAGTTTCGTCAGTCACTCACCCTGCTGATGGACATGCTGAACACTACAACTCCTCACTATGTGCGCTGCATCAAACCCAACGACCAAAAAGCCCCGTTCACGTGAGGAAGAGCTACCCCGCTAATCTCATTCAACTTCTGTTCAGACACACCACTCATCCTTCAcagcgtctgtctgtcctcctcctggTAGACTGGAGCCCATGAGGACAGTGCAGCAGCTCAGGTCCTGTGGAGTTCTGGAGACCATCCGGATCTCCGCTGCAGGCTACCCCTCCAGGTACTGGGTCCTGCTCAGGACTGGGTCCCTGGGTACCTCTGAGGAGGGCACCTGAATGGCCCTGATTCGCTTTGATAGATACAGACAAAATACTAATGAGAACAAAAATATACGCTTAGGTAAAGGATAAAGTGAAATGCAGGGCATAAAATACAGttgttttaaacaatataaattaAGTGTAAAGTGTCTATTATAAAGTGGCTCAGTACCAGTACTTCAGTGtgtaaatgcaaatgtaaacaaagaagTGTCCCAGTATTCAAGTAcaggtatatatatgtatatattcagtgtttccccgagaaaatgtcttagtcaaggtgggggggggggggggggtcttcggtGCGGGTTTCAGTTCGCAATAATATATACAaccgccttaaccatacagtgctgggggaaacactgatattgacaatatatgtatgcataaatatatctatatatctatacatatacaggaatacataaacacacaaacatgcgtatgcatacacatacacgttgGTTTTATTACCAGGAGGAATGGACCTGTTACGATATGTTGAGGCCTTCAAAGAACGCCCAATGTGACTGAATCCTTTGGGGGTTTCTTCTACCACAGATGGACCTACCAGGAGTTCTTCAAGCGGTACGGGGTCCTGGTGAGGCAGAAGGACGTGCAGACCAACTTCAATCAGACCTGTAAGACGGCCCTTGAGAAACTGATTGAGGTACGAGCTTTGAGAGTTGGCCTGTAAGATATAGGGTAAGGCTTTATTTCTTGCAGTACGGTTATTATAGTTTCAGAGAAGTTTCCGGATTATTAATCCTTTTCCGTGATAGACCAGTAACCATTCATATTTTGGACGCcctattaatataaatatacatataactGATATTACTAACTAAGCAACAATAATTGAActattcaattaaacattagcaTATTCAGTGAGTGCTCGTTAATTACAACACTGAGTGATATCCTGTCTTGTCTATCTCTTTTATCTTGGTCCTCAGGATAGAGACAAGTATCAATTCGGCAGAACCAAGATCTTCTTCCGTGCGGGCCAGGTGGCCTACCTGGAGGACCTGCGGTCGGAGAAGCTGCGCCTGGCGTGCGTCAGCATCCAGAAGACCCTGCGCTGCTGGCTGGCCCGCAAGAAGTACCTGAGGATGAGGAGATCTGCTGTGGTGCTCCAGAAACACGTCCGTGCCCAACAGGCATGCCGGTACACACactgcttcttcttctgttcTTATGGTATTTACCATCGGTACTATTGAGTCATCATTTAGACAGTTTATTCAAAACAACTTGAGGCATGTTGCTCAGGGATGCCTAAAGGTGCACTATAGCcgttggggtttgaaccctgaACCTTTTGGTTAGGAGCATAACTAACACGAACACACAGATTGGAACCCATGTCAAAATGTCTGTCCGATGGTTTAAATCACACCGTGTCAAACACAGCAATGTCCTGCAAACAGTTTTGTCCGGTTGTTGCGCTGGACGAATGCAGCCGTGGTGATCCAGAAGAACGTCAGGATGTGGGCGGGCAGGAGAGCCTATCAGAGGGAGCGGTCTGCTGCTGTCACCATCCAGGGCTGCTTCAGGTCCTACAAGGCCCGACAGAGCTACTATAAGGTTAGGCCCCAGCACACTTCACCTATGACTACCACAGCCAAGTAAGAAagattaaaaacacattttcttctTCGAAGAGTCGCTGGGCCTCCATTAGAAAAGTAATCTATTTAGAAATTGAAAgtatttgaaaaaacataaaatatcttaaaaacattatttgcaaataatcaaaataatagGTTTCAATGAACCGCAGTCTGAATCTTCatcacattatatatattagagcAGACTGAGACTATACTCTctaacaaaaatacacactgaAACAATACCGACATTTTGCGACCCATGACCACAATGACTCTGTATCTCCTCCCTGTTTCCTCAGCTGCTTTACGAGCAGAAGACGGTGGTGATCCAGAGCTGGGTGCGGGGCTGGCTGGCCCGGAGACGCCACCAGCGTTACCTGGCGGCCGTGGTCCTTCTGCAGAGCTGCGTGCGGCGCCTGGGGGCCCGGCGGGAGCTGAAGAGGCTGAGGGCCGAGGCCCGCTCGGTGGAGCACTTCAAGAAGCTCAACGTGGGCATGGAGAACAAGATCATGCAGCTGCAGCGCAGGATCGACCAGCAGGTGAGGAGCGTGTCGTCCACCGACGCTCGTCCTCGTCCAAGACACTCACTAGGCCTCTGCTGCTAAACAGCAGAAGAAACAGAAAACGCAGAGGAACTGATATCATTAGGTGGTGGCTGATCACATGGCAGACATGAGCATCTGACATGTGCCCTCCCGCTCGCCCTTTCAgtctctgattctctctctctctcccccgcagCAAAAGGAACACAGAGAAGCTAGTGTGAGGCAGAGCGCCCTGGAGAAGACCCAGGCAGCGGAGCAGAAGAGGCTGAGGGGAGCAGAGCTGGACGCCCTGACCAAGGCACACAGGATCCCCTCGCTGCTGGAGCAGCTGGCCTCCCTCCACCGGGAGCTGGACGCTGTGggcagggagaaggaggagcaggccaGGGCCCACCAGGAGCACACACtcaaggtacggccacacccaacacacacacactacagtttCTCTTTTCTTTGTATTTCCAACCCAACATTTTAGGATTATCAACAGTTGTTGTTGAGGTAATCCTTAAAGGAAACATGTTGTACCTGGGTTGACCACCAGATGGAGTCTGATCTAATCGAAAAGATGAACATGTGGaacaaggagagggaggagctgaacaGGTTAATTCAAGACCAGGCAAGGCAGACATCAGGTAGATGGCATCACATCTTAAACTCAAAGTCTCCTAATAGTAACATAATTCAAGCTATTTTGGACAACATTGAGAttgctttgtgtttgttgttgcagAGAGCCAAGCGGCTCTAGAGACCAACAggcagctggagaaggagctgtTGGAGGAGCGCGCCCACTACCAGAGCCTGCTGAGTGAACACCTGCAGCTGGAGGAACGCCATGGAGACCTCCAGGACAAGATGAACCGCAGCAGCGCGGTGAGACGCCTCTACGCTGTTCTCACCTTCACACACGCTGGGTAGAACTGGTTCTGCAACATTATCCGCTTGGCTAGCCAATATGTTTACTTTCTGGAGTATACTTTGTGCCTCGCTCAACATGCCCCGGGCAGTAGATAGCGATgcattcctccccccccccaccaggcctATGTCATAATGGCTTCTAGTCATATCCCGAATCAAACGCAATTACATCACTAATGGTTTAAACAACGGCACCACCCCACAGGACGCCGCGTCGAGCCACAGGAGGAGCGACTCCCTCCAGAGCAGCAGCTCCTCTGAGGGAACACAGGGCTCGGGCTACACGGACGGGCGGGACAGCCCCGCACACAGAGAGGTACCATGAAGACCCACTCACAGCCTGGCCGGGAGATAAGACACCATGGGATCTAACGGTGTCACAGTAGAAAGTAAAAGTAGAAGAATGcatttgattcatttatttacatCCATATACCAAATGAGTTGTAGAAGTGTGAACCTTGTAGACTCTGTGCAGGAGTAGTAATAGGAGTGCTGTGGGGTGTTGGGTTGTGTTCTCCAGGATGcgagtgttgtgttgtgtgttctccAGGATGTGactggtgtgttgttgtgttctccAGGATGTTACCTTGTTGTTGTGTTCTCCAGGATGTGAGcgttgtgttctgtgttctccAGGTTGTGACCGTGTTGTTGGGTTCTCCAGGAGGTTACCGCTATGTTGTTATGTTCTCCAGGATGTGACCGTGTTATTGTGTTCTCCAGGATGTTACCGTTGTGTTATGTTCTCCAGGATGTTACCGTATGTTGTTGTGTTCtccacaatgttacattgtgttgttgtgttctccAGGATGTgacgttgtgttgttgtgttctccAGGATGTGACCCGGGCCGCGGTAGACATGCCGGTGCTGCTGAAGCTCCAGAGGAAggtgaaggagctggaggaggagaagcgctCTCTGTTTGGTCAGCTCAACAgaagggaggaggcggagcaggaGAAGTCCAAGGTGGGTTGTACTACAGCCAGAGTCCATGTCATCTACTGTCTCATGAGGGTCATCGGGATTAGATTGATGCTTGATGCTCACCTTACATGGAGAGATGTGTTTCTGTACTTTGggagcaggagatggaggaTCAGAAGACGGTCAACAGAGCTGAACTGGACACAGAGGCTCTCAAGGTAGCGCTCTCCACATCGTGATCTTCTCTCGAACAAACGTGTTCGCTGATTTCAGCATTACAGCCCATTCTATAATAAAACATGGAATTAAGACGGATTGCTCTGCATTATAAGTGTATTATGGTCCTGTTGGCCAAACCAAAGAGAGGACATGTGAATCATATTTCCGTGGCGGTTCCCAGCGCCAGGAGCTTGAGTCGGAGAACAAGCGTCTGAAGCAGGACCTGGGCTCGCTGCGGAAGTCCTTGACGGACGACAGCGGCCCGCTGGCGCCGCCCAAGCCGGGCTCCATGCCCTACAACGTCCTCCTGGAGCAGCTGGACTGCAGCAATGAGGAGCTGGagatgaggaaggaggaggtgctgctCCTCAGGTCCCACATGGTCCGGCAGACCGCCTTCAAACACAAGGTGGGAGGAGTCGAATGAGGAGAATCAGGACCAAGGGTTCATAGTGCTGGTGATGTCATCATCATTTGACATCACCCTcaattgccccctggggacaaatatatatttttttttttgaatttgaatttgaattgtcaacatcatcatcatcatcatcatcatctcctcctGATCATGTGATTAACATGTTATGATGAAGATTATTATCTGTGGTTCTGTGCTCTGTGGCTGTAGGACTCCCTGACTGATGGTCAGTCTCTGAAGCAGAGTCTAAACCAGATCTCCTTGCTGCAGGGCAATGACGGGTGGGTCCAACCGTCCGTTATCTAGAACGCACTGACACTCCTCTCACCTGTTGACCCCTCTGATCCTCTACACTcccaaccccctctctctcagatcGGCCAAGCTGCACACGCTGAACGAGGATGGGGAGCTGTGGTTGGCCTACGAGGGCCTGAAAGAGACCAACAGGTGGGGTGATACCAGGGGGTGGAGCCGCTAGGGGTGGGACAACATATCCGTACGGCCATTTATCGTCGCCCTGCTTCGTGCATACAAGAATGGATACACTGGGccaaatatgaatataatatttattaatatttttttaagaattgatttagcatttttatgctttattcatGAAGTTAGACAGGAAATATCACCCAAGATatagatattttaataaataaggCGTTCTAAACCGATTTCCCTGCTCCTCAAGGTGAATGAAGGAAACTTGAACTGAAGTTAACTATCCAAGGACGAGAATAAAGAATGAATATATGAATCTCCAGCTCCCCATGAATATAGACCGAAATCCAGCACTTTACCTTGAGTAATGTTGTATTCATCGTGAGAGATATCGTGGTATATCTCTGATGATCGTTTCGTTATAGTAACGTTAAAGGATTGTCCAACAgtatattgattatcttagacTCGCTGTATCGTGTTATTGGGGGCATCCGTGGCATACTGTTTAAAGACACTCTCCTACGTCCTCAT
This genomic stretch from Gadus chalcogrammus isolate NIFS_2021 chromosome 9, NIFS_Gcha_1.0, whole genome shotgun sequence harbors:
- the LOC130388577 gene encoding unconventional myosin-Va-like isoform X1 codes for the protein MAVSELYSKSARVWLPDPEEVWRSAELTRAFTPGDQVLSLRLEDGSVLEHRIDLKSNRLPPLRNPNLLVGENDLTALSYLHEPAVLHNLKVRFTDSKLIYTYCGIVLVAINPYSSLPIYEADIIHAYSGQTLGDMDPHIFAVAEEAYKNMARDERNQSVIVSGESGAGKTVSAKYVMRYFATVSRSSVQANVEDKVLASNPIMEAIGNAKTTRNDNSSRFGKYIEIGFDKKNRIIGAMMKTYLLEKSRVVFQPLGERNYHILYQLCASSHLPEFKDFKLSCADDYLCTNQGQCLAIEGVDDAADMSETRRALTLLGFSDSDQMSLFRILAAILHFSNVEVKAQSADSSSITPDQHHLAMFCELMGVAYQDMAYWLCHRKLRTATETFVKTLSKVSAVNGRDALAKHIYAKMFGWIVDSINRTLKFAATRRCFIGILDIYGFETFDVNSFEQFCINYANEKLQQQFNLHVFKLEQEEYMKEEIPWSLIDFSDNEPCIRLIEARMGVLDLLDEECKMPKGSDDTWVQKLYTTLLKQNVHFDKPRLSNTAFIIHHFADKVEYQCDGFLEKNKDTVNEEHINVLKMSKFDLLVMLLEEQETDTNSTSSTSKRCRQGPASKVHKKTVGLQFRQSLTLLMDMLNTTTPHYVRCIKPNDQKAPFTLEPMRTVQQLRSCGVLETIRISAAGYPSRWTYQEFFKRYGVLVRQKDVQTNFNQTCKTALEKLIEDRDKYQFGRTKIFFRAGQVAYLEDLRSEKLRLACVSIQKTLRCWLARKKYLRMRRSAVVLQKHVRAQQACRFVRLLRWTNAAVVIQKNVRMWAGRRAYQRERSAAVTIQGCFRSYKARQSYYKLLYEQKTVVIQSWVRGWLARRRHQRYLAAVVLLQSCVRRLGARRELKRLRAEARSVEHFKKLNVGMENKIMQLQRRIDQQQKEHREASVRQSALEKTQAAEQKRLRGAELDALTKAHRIPSLLEQLASLHRELDAVGREKEEQARAHQEHTLKMESDLIEKMNMWNKEREELNRLIQDQARQTSESQAALETNRQLEKELLEERAHYQSLLSEHLQLEERHGDLQDKMNRSSADAASSHRRSDSLQSSSSSEGTQGSGYTDGRDSPAHREDVTRAAVDMPVLLKLQRKVKELEEEKRSLFGQLNRREEAEQEKSKEMEDQKTVNRAELDTEALKRQELESENKRLKQDLGSLRKSLTDDSGPLAPPKPGSMPYNVLLEQLDCSNEELEMRKEEVLLLRSHMVRQTAFKHKDSLTDGQSLKQSLNQISLLQGNDGSAKLHTLNEDGELWLAYEGLKETNRVLEGLLQDQGRAHQQEVQEVRRELLGVKEESGRQQQLLAQSLLLPKEAQVEACLQHEITRLANENLDLMERQEGQDKTVRVLKQQLKSYAERLEEFEACARRQSTVSQIGIPVNITRKEKVFQGMLEYKEGDESMLLKNLVVDLTPRSVAVSSLPWLPAYIIFMCIRYADHINDEERVSTLLNSTIISIKGVIKRRGKDFETVSFWLANAGRFLHCLRQYSGDEDFTKHNTPRQNEHCLTNFELSGYQQVFGDLVIQIYQQLIKCTQDQLLPLIVAGMLEHETAQGVLGSMPAGQRKRGASVAEEADAVTVETILQQLSLFHGAMRQHDMDQELVRQAVRQLFHFICAVTLNHLLLRKDMCSWGKGLQIRYKAWQLEEWLMEKELSDCGAKEALEPLVQAAQLLQINKKTPADAQAICAMCSALTAPQIVKVLNLYTPVIEFEERVSPTFIATIQDLLRDRSEPTTLMMDVKSVFPISIPFVPSLVVMDAIQIPASLHLGFLTRV
- the LOC130388577 gene encoding unconventional myosin-Va-like isoform X2, with the translated sequence MDPHIFAVAEEAYKNMARDERNQSVIVSGESGAGKTVSAKYVMRYFATVSRSSVQANVEDKVLASNPIMEAIGNAKTTRNDNSSRFGKYIEIGFDKKNRIIGAMMKTYLLEKSRVVFQPLGERNYHILYQLCASSHLPEFKDFKLSCADDYLCTNQGQCLAIEGVDDAADMSETRRALTLLGFSDSDQMSLFRILAAILHFSNVEVKAQSADSSSITPDQHHLAMFCELMGVAYQDMAYWLCHRKLRTATETFVKTLSKVSAVNGRDALAKHIYAKMFGWIVDSINRTLKFAATRRCFIGILDIYGFETFDVNSFEQFCINYANEKLQQQFNLHVFKLEQEEYMKEEIPWSLIDFSDNEPCIRLIEARMGVLDLLDEECKMPKGSDDTWVQKLYTTLLKQNVHFDKPRLSNTAFIIHHFADKVEYQCDGFLEKNKDTVNEEHINVLKMSKFDLLVMLLEEQETDTNSTSSTSKRCRQGPASKVHKKTVGLQFRQSLTLLMDMLNTTTPHYVRCIKPNDQKAPFTLEPMRTVQQLRSCGVLETIRISAAGYPSRWTYQEFFKRYGVLVRQKDVQTNFNQTCKTALEKLIEDRDKYQFGRTKIFFRAGQVAYLEDLRSEKLRLACVSIQKTLRCWLARKKYLRMRRSAVVLQKHVRAQQACRFVRLLRWTNAAVVIQKNVRMWAGRRAYQRERSAAVTIQGCFRSYKARQSYYKLLYEQKTVVIQSWVRGWLARRRHQRYLAAVVLLQSCVRRLGARRELKRLRAEARSVEHFKKLNVGMENKIMQLQRRIDQQQKEHREASVRQSALEKTQAAEQKRLRGAELDALTKAHRIPSLLEQLASLHRELDAVGREKEEQARAHQEHTLKMESDLIEKMNMWNKEREELNRLIQDQARQTSESQAALETNRQLEKELLEERAHYQSLLSEHLQLEERHGDLQDKMNRSSADAASSHRRSDSLQSSSSSEGTQGSGYTDGRDSPAHREDVTRAAVDMPVLLKLQRKVKELEEEKRSLFGQLNRREEAEQEKSKEMEDQKTVNRAELDTEALKRQELESENKRLKQDLGSLRKSLTDDSGPLAPPKPGSMPYNVLLEQLDCSNEELEMRKEEVLLLRSHMVRQTAFKHKDSLTDGQSLKQSLNQISLLQGNDGSAKLHTLNEDGELWLAYEGLKETNRVLEGLLQDQGRAHQQEVQEVRRELLGVKEESGRQQQLLAQSLLLPKEAQVEACLQHEITRLANENLDLMERQEGQDKTVRVLKQQLKSYAERLEEFEACARRQSTVSQIGIPVNITRKEKVFQGMLEYKEGDESMLLKNLVVDLTPRSVAVSSLPWLPAYIIFMCIRYADHINDEERVSTLLNSTIISIKGVIKRRGKDFETVSFWLANAGRFLHCLRQYSGDEDFTKHNTPRQNEHCLTNFELSGYQQVFGDLVIQIYQQLIKCTQDQLLPLIVAGMLEHETAQGVLGSMPAGQRKRGASVAEEADAVTVETILQQLSLFHGAMRQHDMDQELVRQAVRQLFHFICAVTLNHLLLRKDMCSWGKGLQIRYKAWQLEEWLMEKELSDCGAKEALEPLVQAAQLLQINKKTPADAQAICAMCSALTAPQIVKVLNLYTPVIEFEERVSPTFIATIQDLLRDRSEPTTLMMDVKSVFPISIPFVPSLVVMDAIQIPASLHLGFLTRV